The region GTCCTGGTGCAGGAAGTGGGTGACGCCTGTCCAGAGCTCGACTCGGGCATCGAGACCGAGCTCGTCGACGAGGTGCGACTCCCAGGTGTAGGTCGGCTCGTAGGCGTAGATGCACAGTGTCGGCTGGCGGCGCTCGCGGATCGCGCGTTCGGTCTGCGGGCGAAGCCCCGGCGCGCCCTCGCCGCACCACATGCCGGCATAGGTGGGCCAGACGACTTCGGGGCCGAGTGCGAGCGCCTGTAGCCGGCGTCGGATCCGGCGGGCGGCGGTGACGCTGTTGTGTACCTCCGGCTCGAGGTCGGCTGCCACCGCGGCGCGTTCTGCGCTGTCGGCGGAAGCCGGGTCGCCGATGGTCGCGCGAACCTGGCCCTCCCACTCCCCGGGCTGTCCGTAGGCCGGGTCGATCAGCAGGACCGAGCGGGCCAGGTCCGGGCGGCGCACAGCGACCAGGTTGGCGATGATGCCGCCCAGGGAGTGCCCGACCAGATGGCTGTCGCTCAGGCCCAGATGGTCGAGGACGGCGATCACGTCCTCGGCGAGCTCCACGCTCCCGTACCCGCTCGCGGTCCGTTCGGAATGCCCGTGCCCCCGCAGGTCGAGTGTCACAACACGCGCGTCGCCGGCGAAAGCAGAAATCTGGTCGACCCAGTCGGTCGAGTCGCTGCACCACCCGTGAATCAACACGATAGAGCGGTCACCGCTGCCGAACTCCGCCACGAAGCAGTCGAAGCCCCGAACACGAACCCAACTCATGCATTCCTGCTTTCCCTGTGGTGGCCCGCTCGACCTGGCGCCGCGGTCAACTGAGGACCGACGCCGCAGCGGCGAGATAGTCGCTGCGGTCCACACCGGCGGTGAGGACGTGCGCGATGTTGCTCTGGTCACCGAGCAGTCGGATATCGGACAGCACGTCG is a window of Pseudonocardia sp. T1-2H DNA encoding:
- a CDS encoding alpha/beta fold hydrolase; its protein translation is MAEFGSGDRSIVLIHGWCSDSTDWVDQISAFAGDARVVTLDLRGHGHSERTASGYGSVELAEDVIAVLDHLGLSDSHLVGHSLGGIIANLVAVRRPDLARSVLLIDPAYGQPGEWEGQVRATIGDPASADSAERAAVAADLEPEVHNSVTAARRIRRRLQALALGPEVVWPTYAGMWCGEGAPGLRPQTERAIRERRQPTLCIYAYEPTYTWESHLVDELGLDARVELWTGVTHFLHQDDPERFNKVASAWFDTNRL